From the Streptomyces sp. KMM 9044 genome, one window contains:
- a CDS encoding histone protein translates to MEDQSKVVVGAALLGGYVLGRTKKGRVALSVATYLAGRRFGLEPRQLAAEGMRRLGEVPQFAELQNQFKGEVLDASRKAATAAANRRMSSLADAVSARTARLLETPQGENKDKDKDEDVDEELEDEYEDEEYGEGEGEEEEEEEPSAEEEEEEEEEPDAEEEGEEGEEGEEEEGEEEEEEEEEESPEQKPEKRPSGKRAPRKPPAKKSAPAKKTAAKKTAPAKKATAKKSTPAKKSTPAKKSASKKTSPAKGTASKRTKRRR, encoded by the coding sequence ATGGAAGACCAGTCCAAGGTTGTCGTGGGGGCCGCGCTGCTCGGCGGCTACGTGCTGGGCCGGACCAAGAAGGGACGGGTGGCCCTCAGCGTCGCCACGTACCTGGCCGGCAGGCGATTCGGCCTGGAGCCCCGCCAACTCGCCGCGGAGGGGATGCGCCGGCTCGGCGAGGTTCCCCAGTTCGCCGAACTCCAGAACCAGTTCAAGGGCGAGGTCCTCGACGCGAGCCGCAAGGCCGCGACCGCCGCCGCCAACCGCCGCATGAGCTCGCTGGCCGACGCGGTCAGCGCCCGCACGGCCCGTCTCCTCGAAACTCCGCAGGGCGAAAACAAGGACAAGGACAAGGACGAAGACGTCGACGAGGAGCTCGAGGACGAGTACGAGGACGAAGAGTACGGCGAGGGCGAGGGCGAGGAGGAAGAAGAGGAAGAACCCAGCGCCGAGGAAGAGGAGGAAGAGGAAGAGGAACCCGACGCAGAGGAGGAAGGAGAGGAAGGAGAGGAAGGAGAGGAAGAAGAAGGCGAGGAAGAGGAAGAGGAAGAGGAAGAGGAGAGCCCCGAGCAGAAGCCGGAGAAACGGCCGTCGGGAAAGCGTGCCCCCAGGAAGCCCCCGGCCAAGAAGTCCGCCCCGGCCAAGAAGACCGCGGCCAAGAAGACGGCTCCCGCGAAGAAGGCGACCGCCAAGAAATCCACCCCGGCCAAGAAATCCACCCCGGCCAAGAAGTCGGCCTCCAAGAAGACCTCTCCTGCGAAGGGGACCGCATCCAAGCGCACGAAGCGTCGGAGGTAG
- a CDS encoding gas vesicle protein GvpG: protein MGLITGLLTLPIAPVRGVVWVAEKLHDAAERELHDPAVLRTQLAVLNQELEAGEITLEEFEREEERLLDRLHAVRVGPAKSDHDRR from the coding sequence ATGGGGCTGATCACCGGCCTGCTCACGCTGCCCATCGCACCGGTCCGCGGCGTGGTCTGGGTGGCCGAGAAGCTCCACGACGCCGCCGAGCGCGAGTTGCACGACCCCGCCGTGCTGCGTACGCAGTTGGCGGTACTCAACCAGGAACTCGAGGCGGGCGAGATCACTTTGGAGGAGTTCGAACGGGAAGAGGAAAGGCTGCTCGACCGGCTGCACGCCGTGCGGGTCGGCCCGGCGAAGAGCGATCACGATCGAAGGTGA
- a CDS encoding GvpL/GvpF family gas vesicle protein, translating to MTDGVYVYAILRAGTALPKGLGGVGSPPARVRTIRQGPLDAVISDAPPELRARRRDLLAHQELLMRLTDEGPVLPMRFGMVAPDEETILHQLAAAGSRHAATLEQLAGRFEINVKALPAQNALAALVAEEKDVRRLRVAARRRPGYEASIRLGEAVTTALTRRAAAAGQRLLRDLTPRARAVAAGPAVPGCALNVSFLVDRGDSDTFLTRARDFADAHQEHLEVRLAGPLPCYSFVSSEARPAPVGGA from the coding sequence ATGACCGACGGTGTGTACGTCTACGCGATCCTGCGGGCGGGAACGGCGCTCCCGAAAGGGCTCGGCGGCGTGGGCTCCCCTCCCGCCCGGGTCCGGACGATCAGGCAGGGCCCGCTCGACGCGGTCATCAGCGACGCGCCGCCCGAACTGCGCGCGCGACGTCGCGACCTGCTGGCACACCAGGAACTCCTCATGCGCCTGACGGACGAGGGGCCGGTGCTGCCCATGCGGTTCGGCATGGTCGCGCCGGACGAAGAAACGATTCTGCATCAACTGGCCGCCGCCGGGTCCCGCCATGCGGCCACCCTGGAACAGCTGGCCGGCCGCTTCGAGATCAACGTCAAGGCGCTTCCGGCACAGAACGCGCTGGCGGCCCTCGTCGCCGAGGAGAAGGACGTGCGGCGGCTTCGCGTTGCCGCACGGCGGCGCCCCGGCTACGAAGCCAGCATCAGACTGGGCGAGGCCGTCACCACCGCACTCACCCGCAGAGCGGCGGCGGCAGGGCAGCGCCTGCTGCGTGACCTCACACCCAGGGCCCGCGCCGTGGCAGCAGGCCCCGCCGTCCCGGGCTGCGCCCTCAACGTGTCCTTCCTCGTCGACCGCGGCGACAGCGACACCTTCCTCACCAGGGCCCGGGACTTCGCGGACGCTCATCAAGAGCACCTGGAGGTCCGGCTCGCCGGCCCGCTCCCCTGCTACAGCTTCGTCTCGTCGGAGGCCCGCCCCGCCCCCGTGGGCGGGGCGTGA
- the gvpJ gene encoding gas vesicle protein GvpJ translates to MPVTTYSDEGVACPPRAGTLYDVLELILDRGMVIDVFIRVSLVGIEILKIDARIVVASVDTYLRFAEACNRLDLERDSGSTTVPELFGGGAAKAVGKRKVRKAADTVGDTMRRAVGGGDSSDDEEDEDEDERQERPKKRAPARKSSRRRVEA, encoded by the coding sequence ATGCCCGTGACCACCTACTCCGACGAAGGAGTGGCCTGCCCGCCTCGCGCCGGCACGCTGTACGACGTGCTGGAACTGATTCTCGACCGCGGCATGGTCATCGATGTGTTCATAAGGGTCTCGCTGGTCGGGATCGAGATCCTCAAGATCGACGCGCGCATCGTCGTCGCGAGTGTGGACACCTATCTGCGGTTCGCCGAAGCGTGCAACCGGCTGGACCTCGAGCGTGATTCCGGCAGCACCACGGTCCCCGAACTGTTCGGCGGCGGTGCGGCCAAGGCCGTCGGCAAGCGCAAGGTGCGCAAGGCGGCCGACACCGTGGGCGACACCATGCGCAGGGCGGTCGGCGGCGGCGACTCGTCCGACGACGAAGAGGACGAGGACGAGGACGAGCGGCAGGAACGCCCGAAGAAGCGTGCCCCCGCGCGCAAGAGCAGCCGACGCCGCGTGGAGGCATGA
- a CDS encoding gas vesicle protein GvpO, with protein MAPPRRTPAGNTKTAPARRTGSARGPDHAARTALQTLEGLIDHPAEGVSAVRRSDDGWCVVVDVLEVPRIPDTTSLLASYEVQLDRAGELLEYRRVRRYRRGAADE; from the coding sequence ATGGCACCACCACGTCGTACACCCGCCGGGAATACCAAAACGGCGCCCGCTCGCCGTACCGGATCCGCGCGAGGGCCCGATCACGCGGCCCGTACCGCCCTCCAGACCCTGGAAGGGCTGATCGACCACCCGGCGGAGGGCGTGTCCGCCGTCCGCCGTTCCGACGACGGCTGGTGTGTGGTGGTGGACGTTCTGGAAGTTCCACGGATTCCCGACACCACGAGCCTCCTGGCCTCCTACGAGGTGCAACTCGACCGGGCCGGCGAGCTCCTCGAGTACCGAAGGGTCCGCCGCTACCGCCGCGGTGCGGCCGACGAGTGA
- a CDS encoding hydrophobic protein produces the protein MVPLLLVLLLALVLFGAGFALKALWIVAVIVLAVWLLGFVMRSAGAGGNKGRWYRW, from the coding sequence ATGGTTCCCCTGCTTCTTGTTCTTCTTTTGGCCCTCGTCCTCTTCGGTGCCGGATTCGCTCTGAAGGCCCTGTGGATCGTGGCGGTGATCGTGCTCGCCGTGTGGCTGCTCGGTTTCGTCATGCGCTCCGCAGGCGCGGGCGGCAACAAGGGCCGGTGGTACCGCTGGTAG
- a CDS encoding pyridoxal phosphate-dependent aminotransferase, whose protein sequence is MADNVTSLFRSTAAHSPSMAALARESDGVGPVDFCIPCNPYFPTPAMFEDMAARLRDIITYYPSSADTITAELCSLLRLPPQCVAMGNGSTELITWIDHLLVRESLAVPVPTFGRWTDQPMETGKRVDMFPLQESSGFALDLAQYGEFIRARGTRVAVICNPNNPDGGFLHKHAIVQFMDAMADLDLVVIDESFLEFADAEVEPSVVQEAMLRPNVIVLRSLGKNFGLHGIRFGYLVANPSLAGRVRSMLPKWNLNSFAEHVVFMLKEHGTEYQQSLHQVRRDRMDMSGQLSSLPGLTVYPSQGNFLFVRLPVGAEGTVVRDRMLTEHRLLVRECGNKIGSSSRFLRLVVRPQVDVRRLVSGLEQVLYGTSRRGAAVPEQATGTGYSSGTAAIDRLVSETNGAGTQGLAAQALGAGAGVPGLPAAPAAGIGMPLTAAPPPGTVGTGGGMPMPAAASSGPLQEPPPLQPQPVQSQPVQQPVPQPVPQQVPQHIPQQPVPPQMPQQMPPQPMAAPVPAPAPAPMSAAASFAPSPMPTGPTPPGVPARGGLTAAQVRGTDGLSPAPATGWPAGAQSWPEAAGVGQVV, encoded by the coding sequence ATGGCCGACAACGTCACCTCGTTGTTCCGCAGCACCGCGGCACACAGCCCCTCGATGGCTGCGCTGGCACGGGAGAGCGACGGGGTCGGCCCGGTGGACTTCTGCATTCCGTGCAATCCGTACTTCCCCACCCCGGCCATGTTCGAGGACATGGCGGCGCGGCTGCGCGACATCATCACGTACTACCCGAGCAGCGCCGACACCATCACGGCCGAGCTGTGCAGTCTGCTCCGGCTTCCGCCGCAGTGCGTGGCGATGGGCAACGGCTCGACGGAACTCATCACCTGGATCGACCACCTGCTGGTCCGCGAGTCCCTCGCCGTCCCCGTCCCCACCTTCGGCCGCTGGACCGACCAGCCCATGGAGACCGGCAAGCGGGTCGACATGTTCCCGCTCCAGGAGTCCAGCGGCTTCGCCCTCGACCTGGCCCAGTACGGCGAGTTCATCCGGGCGCGGGGCACCAGGGTCGCGGTGATCTGCAACCCCAACAACCCCGACGGCGGGTTCCTGCACAAGCACGCGATCGTGCAGTTCATGGACGCGATGGCCGACCTCGACCTGGTGGTGATCGACGAGTCGTTCCTGGAGTTCGCCGACGCCGAGGTGGAACCGTCCGTGGTGCAGGAGGCGATGCTGCGCCCCAACGTCATCGTCCTGCGCAGCCTCGGCAAGAACTTCGGGCTGCACGGCATCCGTTTCGGCTACCTCGTCGCCAACCCCTCGCTCGCGGGCCGCGTCCGCTCGATGCTGCCGAAGTGGAACCTCAACTCCTTCGCCGAGCACGTGGTGTTCATGCTCAAGGAGCACGGCACCGAGTACCAGCAGAGCCTGCACCAGGTGCGCCGCGACCGGATGGACATGTCCGGCCAGCTCTCCTCACTGCCCGGTCTGACCGTCTACCCGTCCCAGGGCAACTTCCTCTTCGTGCGCCTCCCCGTGGGCGCCGAAGGCACCGTGGTCCGGGACCGCATGCTCACCGAGCACCGGCTCCTGGTCCGCGAGTGCGGCAACAAGATCGGCTCGTCCAGCCGCTTCCTGCGTCTCGTGGTGCGCCCTCAGGTGGACGTGCGCCGCCTGGTGTCCGGCCTGGAACAGGTGCTCTACGGGACCTCCAGGAGGGGAGCCGCCGTGCCCGAACAGGCCACGGGGACCGGCTACAGCTCGGGCACGGCGGCGATAGACCGCCTGGTCAGCGAGACCAACGGCGCCGGCACCCAGGGCCTCGCCGCGCAGGCCCTCGGGGCCGGTGCGGGTGTCCCGGGCCTCCCCGCCGCTCCGGCCGCCGGCATCGGCATGCCGCTCACCGCCGCCCCGCCCCCGGGCACGGTGGGCACGGGCGGCGGGATGCCGATGCCGGCGGCAGCCTCGTCGGGGCCGCTGCAGGAGCCACCGCCCCTGCAGCCGCAACCCGTGCAGTCGCAACCCGTGCAGCAACCGGTTCCTCAGCCCGTACCGCAGCAGGTGCCCCAGCACATTCCTCAGCAGCCGGTCCCCCCGCAGATGCCCCAGCAGATGCCGCCGCAGCCCATGGCGGCTCCGGTCCCGGCACCCGCGCCGGCCCCGATGTCCGCCGCGGCGTCCTTCGCCCCTTCCCCGATGCCCACCGGCCCCACCCCGCCCGGTGTCCCCGCTCGCGGCGGCCTGACGGCGGCGCAGGTCAGGGGCACCGACGGCCTCTCCCCGGCCCCGGCGACGGGCTGGCCGGCCGGGGCGCAGAGCTGGCCGGAGGCGGCGGGCGTGGGCCAGGTGGTCTGA
- a CDS encoding aldose epimerase family protein, translated as MELNRRTVIAGAAAAAAGVTAATTTGGTAHASGGGRGPGAGGRKPVRTLFGTLADGTKVHSWSLANGRTRLKVLSYGGIVQSLEIPDRRGRYANVSLGFDTIEEYVASSPYFGALIGRYGNRIAEGRFTLDGTAHQLSVNDGANSLHGGAQGFDKRVWDVEPFAEGSDVGLRLSYVSADGEMGYPGTLRTKVTYTLTRHGDWRVDYAATTDRATVVNLTSHVYWNLAGESSGSVDDHELTIAANRYTPVDAGLIPTGELARVGGTPFDFRSAKPIGRDLRVAHQQMLYGQGFDHNWVLDKGITARPGHAATLRDPSSGRTLRIATNEPGLQFYSGNFLDGTLVGTGGRVYRQGDGLCLETQHFPDAPNQPSFPSTVLRPGETYRTTTVHSFGA; from the coding sequence GTGGAACTGAACAGACGCACGGTCATCGCAGGAGCGGCGGCCGCGGCCGCCGGAGTCACCGCCGCCACCACGACCGGTGGGACGGCACACGCCTCGGGCGGCGGCCGGGGCCCGGGTGCGGGCGGCAGGAAGCCCGTACGGACGCTCTTCGGCACACTCGCTGACGGCACGAAGGTGCACAGCTGGTCGCTGGCCAACGGCAGGACACGGCTGAAGGTCCTGTCCTACGGCGGCATCGTCCAGTCCCTGGAGATCCCCGACCGCCGGGGCCGCTACGCCAACGTCTCGCTCGGCTTCGACACCATCGAGGAGTACGTCGCGTCCAGCCCGTACTTCGGCGCCCTGATCGGCCGCTACGGCAACCGGATCGCCGAGGGCCGCTTCACCCTCGACGGCACGGCCCACCAGCTCTCCGTCAACGACGGCGCCAACAGCCTGCACGGGGGCGCCCAGGGCTTCGACAAGCGGGTCTGGGACGTCGAGCCGTTCGCCGAGGGCTCCGACGTCGGACTGCGCCTGTCCTACGTCAGCGCCGACGGCGAGATGGGCTACCCGGGCACCCTGCGCACGAAGGTGACGTACACCCTTACCCGGCACGGCGACTGGCGCGTCGACTACGCGGCCACCACCGACCGGGCCACCGTCGTCAACCTCACCAGCCACGTCTACTGGAACCTCGCCGGCGAGAGCAGCGGTTCGGTCGACGACCACGAGCTGACCATCGCCGCCAACCGTTACACACCGGTCGACGCCGGGCTGATCCCCACCGGCGAACTGGCCCGGGTCGGCGGCACCCCGTTCGACTTCCGCAGCGCCAAGCCGATCGGCCGGGACCTCCGCGTGGCGCACCAACAGATGCTGTACGGGCAGGGTTTCGACCACAACTGGGTGCTCGACAAGGGCATCACCGCGCGCCCCGGACACGCCGCGACCCTGCGCGACCCGTCCTCCGGCCGCACCCTGCGGATCGCCACCAACGAGCCCGGACTGCAGTTCTACTCGGGGAACTTCCTCGACGGCACCCTCGTCGGCACCGGTGGGCGGGTCTACCGCCAGGGCGACGGACTGTGCCTGGAGACCCAGCACTTCCCGGACGCGCCGAACCAGCCGTCGTTCCCGTCGACGGTGCTGCGTCCGGGCGAGACGTACCGGACGACGACGGTGCACTCGTTCGGCGCCTGA
- the mmsB gene encoding multiple monosaccharide ABC transporter permease, which produces MSTDVTDKNPAAAPPGKNGTGTGDGLLRLMLDGMRRNMRQYGMLIALGLIVALFAVWTEGDLLLPRNVSNLVLQNSYILILAIGMMLVIIAGHIDLSVGSLTAFVGSMAAVFMVRNDLPWPVAVLLCLAVGAIAGAVQGWFIAYGGLPSFIVTLAGMLTFRGLTEIFLGGQTLGPFPKGLQTTANGFLPEVGPNTNYHNLTLLLGLGLIALVVLQELRDRRRQQEFALDVLPTRLFLLKLVALTAAILTVTLLLASYKGAPIVLLILGALLVGFGYVMRNAVIGRHIYAIGGNLPAAKLSGVREKKVTFLVFLNMGMLAALAGLVFAARFNAASPKAGLNFELEAIAAAFIGGASMSGGVGTVLGAIIGGLVLGVLNNGMNLVGVGTDWQQVIKGLVLLAAVGFDVWNKRKVGS; this is translated from the coding sequence ATGAGCACGGATGTCACCGACAAGAACCCGGCCGCCGCGCCGCCGGGCAAGAACGGGACGGGCACCGGTGACGGCCTGCTCCGGCTGATGCTGGACGGCATGCGCCGCAACATGCGCCAGTACGGCATGCTGATCGCCCTGGGCCTGATCGTGGCGCTGTTCGCGGTGTGGACCGAGGGCGACCTGCTGCTGCCGCGCAACGTGTCCAACCTGGTGCTGCAGAACAGCTACATCCTGATCCTGGCGATCGGCATGATGCTGGTCATCATCGCGGGCCACATCGACCTGTCGGTCGGTTCGCTGACGGCGTTCGTCGGTTCGATGGCCGCCGTGTTCATGGTCCGCAACGACCTGCCCTGGCCCGTCGCGGTGCTGCTGTGCCTGGCCGTGGGCGCGATCGCGGGCGCGGTACAGGGGTGGTTCATCGCGTACGGCGGGCTGCCGTCGTTCATCGTGACCCTGGCGGGCATGCTCACCTTCCGCGGTCTGACCGAGATCTTCCTCGGCGGGCAGACCCTCGGCCCGTTCCCGAAGGGGCTGCAGACGACGGCCAACGGCTTCCTGCCCGAGGTCGGCCCGAACACGAACTACCACAACCTCACCCTGTTGCTCGGCCTCGGACTGATAGCCCTCGTGGTGCTCCAGGAACTCCGCGACCGGCGCCGCCAGCAGGAGTTCGCCCTCGACGTCCTGCCCACCAGGCTGTTCCTGCTGAAGCTGGTGGCGCTCACCGCCGCCATCCTCACCGTCACACTGCTGCTGGCCAGCTACAAGGGCGCCCCGATCGTGCTGCTGATCCTCGGCGCGCTGCTCGTCGGCTTCGGCTACGTGATGCGCAACGCCGTCATCGGCCGCCACATCTACGCCATCGGCGGCAACCTGCCCGCGGCCAAGCTGTCGGGGGTACGGGAGAAGAAGGTCACCTTCCTGGTCTTCCTGAACATGGGCATGCTCGCGGCCCTGGCGGGTCTGGTCTTCGCCGCCCGCTTCAACGCGGCCTCGCCCAAGGCCGGCCTCAACTTCGAACTCGAGGCGATCGCGGCCGCGTTCATCGGCGGCGCGTCGATGAGCGGCGGTGTCGGCACCGTGCTCGGCGCGATCATCGGCGGCCTGGTCCTGGGTGTGCTGAACAACGGTATGAACCTCGTCGGCGTCGGCACCGACTGGCAGCAGGTCATCAAGGGCCTGGTGCTCCTGGCGGCGGTCGGCTTCGACGTGTGGAACAAGCGCAAGGTCGGTTCGTAA
- the mmsA gene encoding multiple monosaccharide ABC transporter ATP-binding protein — MAGPVLEMRSIVKTFPGVKALSDVTLTVQRGEVHAICGENGAGKSTLMKVLSGVHPHGTYEGEILFEENPCRFKDIRASEQQGIVIIHQELALVPYLSLAENIFLGNEHTRHGRIDWHETLRHATELLRRVGLDDHPETRVADIGVGKQQLVEIAKALSKKVKLLILDEPTSALNDEDSGKLLDLILQLKEQGITSIIISHKLNEIRKVADSVTILRDGRTIETLDVEAVETTEDRIISGMVGRDLEHRFPERTPHHPEEGTAPALEVRNWTVHHPIDQQRKVVDDVSLEARRGEIVGIAGLMGAGRTELAMSLFGRTYGRYTGGTVLRDGKEIRTKTVPEAVGHGIAYVTEDRKHYGLNLIDTINRNISLSALGKVAKRGIVDEHEERQVAEGFRRSMNIKAPTVFEPVGKLSGGNQQKVVLSKWIFAGPEVLILDEPTRGIDVGAKYEIYTVIDQLAAQGKAVVFISSELPELLGMCDRIYTMAAGRLTGEFSRAEASQESLMRQMTKDKEVTR; from the coding sequence ATGGCGGGACCCGTCCTGGAAATGCGCTCGATCGTCAAGACCTTTCCCGGCGTCAAGGCGCTGTCGGACGTCACTCTGACCGTCCAGCGGGGCGAGGTCCACGCCATCTGCGGCGAGAACGGCGCCGGCAAGTCGACCCTCATGAAGGTCCTCTCCGGCGTCCACCCGCACGGCACCTACGAGGGGGAGATCCTCTTCGAGGAAAACCCCTGCCGGTTCAAGGACATCAGGGCCAGCGAACAGCAGGGCATCGTGATCATCCACCAGGAGCTCGCCCTGGTGCCCTACCTCTCCCTCGCGGAGAACATCTTCCTCGGCAACGAGCACACCAGGCACGGCCGCATCGACTGGCACGAGACGCTGCGGCACGCCACCGAACTGCTGCGCCGGGTGGGGCTCGACGACCACCCGGAGACCCGGGTCGCCGACATCGGCGTGGGCAAGCAGCAGCTGGTGGAGATCGCCAAGGCGCTGTCGAAGAAGGTCAAGCTGCTCATCCTCGACGAGCCGACCTCCGCGCTCAACGACGAGGACAGCGGCAAGCTGCTCGACCTGATCCTCCAGCTGAAGGAGCAGGGCATCACCTCGATCATCATCTCCCACAAGCTGAACGAGATCCGCAAGGTCGCCGACTCGGTGACGATCCTGCGGGACGGGCGGACCATCGAGACGCTCGACGTGGAGGCCGTGGAGACCACCGAGGACCGGATCATCAGCGGAATGGTCGGCCGCGACCTGGAACACCGTTTCCCGGAGCGGACCCCGCACCACCCGGAGGAGGGCACGGCCCCGGCTCTCGAGGTGCGCAACTGGACCGTGCACCACCCGATCGACCAGCAGCGCAAGGTCGTCGACGACGTGTCGCTGGAGGCCCGGCGCGGCGAGATCGTCGGCATCGCCGGTCTGATGGGCGCCGGCCGCACCGAGCTGGCGATGAGCCTGTTCGGCCGCACCTACGGCCGGTACACGGGCGGCACCGTCCTGCGGGACGGCAAGGAGATCCGTACCAAGACCGTCCCCGAGGCAGTGGGACACGGCATCGCGTACGTCACCGAGGACCGCAAGCACTACGGCCTGAACCTCATCGACACCATCAACCGCAACATCTCGCTCAGCGCGCTGGGCAAGGTCGCCAAGCGGGGAATCGTCGACGAGCACGAGGAGCGCCAGGTCGCCGAGGGCTTCCGCAGGTCCATGAACATCAAGGCGCCGACGGTCTTCGAGCCGGTGGGCAAGCTGTCCGGCGGCAACCAGCAGAAGGTCGTCCTCAGCAAGTGGATCTTCGCCGGTCCCGAGGTGCTGATCCTGGACGAGCCGACGCGCGGTATCGACGTCGGCGCCAAGTACGAGATCTACACGGTCATCGACCAGCTGGCCGCCCAGGGCAAGGCGGTCGTCTTCATCTCCTCCGAGCTGCCCGAACTGCTCGGCATGTGCGACCGCATCTACACGATGGCCGCCGGACGGCTGACCGGGGAGTTCTCGCGGGCCGAGGCATCCCAGGAATCGCTGATGCGTCAGATGACGAAGGACAAAGAGGTAACCCGATGA
- the chvE gene encoding multiple monosaccharide ABC transporter substrate-binding protein, with product MRNRRAALATVATAASLALTLSACGQSGEGGSEEDKSSSGGATVGIAMPTKSSERWIADGDNVVKNLESKGYETKLVFGEDDPDQQVAQVENLITQGVEALIVAAIDNKSLNNVLQQAKDADIPVISYDRLILGTENVDYYASFDNEKVGELQGDYIVDKLGLKDGSEKGPFNIELFAGSNDDNNTRYFFQGAMNVLQPYIDEKQLVVRSGQTELNQVTTLRWDGGTAQKRMDDILTSSYKSEAVDAVLSPYDGISIGILSALKSDDYGSKNKPLPIVTGQDAEVASVKSIIADQQSMTVYKDTRELAKVATNMVDALLKDKEPEVNDTETYDNGSKVVPAYLLEPVAVDKANYQETVVDSGYVKESDLK from the coding sequence ATGCGTAATCGCAGAGCCGCCCTCGCCACCGTGGCCACCGCCGCCTCCCTCGCCCTCACCCTGTCCGCCTGCGGCCAGAGCGGCGAGGGCGGCAGCGAGGAGGACAAGTCGAGCTCCGGCGGAGCGACCGTCGGCATCGCGATGCCGACCAAGTCCTCCGAGCGCTGGATAGCCGACGGTGACAATGTCGTCAAGAACCTGGAGTCCAAGGGCTACGAGACCAAGCTGGTCTTCGGCGAGGACGACCCGGACCAGCAGGTCGCCCAGGTCGAGAACCTGATCACGCAGGGCGTCGAGGCGCTCATCGTCGCGGCCATCGACAACAAGTCGCTGAACAACGTCCTGCAGCAGGCCAAGGACGCCGACATCCCGGTGATCTCCTACGACCGCCTGATCCTCGGCACGGAGAACGTCGACTACTACGCCTCGTTCGACAACGAGAAGGTCGGCGAGCTCCAGGGCGACTACATCGTCGACAAGCTCGGTCTGAAGGACGGCAGCGAGAAGGGCCCCTTCAACATCGAGCTGTTCGCCGGCTCCAACGACGACAACAACACCCGCTACTTCTTCCAGGGCGCGATGAACGTCCTGCAGCCGTACATCGACGAGAAGCAGCTCGTCGTCCGGTCCGGCCAGACCGAGCTGAACCAGGTCACCACCCTGCGCTGGGACGGCGGCACCGCCCAGAAGCGCATGGACGACATCCTGACCTCGTCCTACAAGAGCGAGGCGGTCGACGCGGTCCTCTCCCCGTACGACGGCATCTCCATCGGCATCCTGTCGGCGCTGAAGTCGGACGACTACGGCTCCAAGAACAAGCCGCTGCCGATCGTCACCGGCCAGGACGCCGAGGTCGCCTCGGTGAAGTCGATCATCGCCGACCAGCAGTCCATGACCGTCTACAAGGACACCCGTGAGCTCGCCAAGGTCGCCACGAACATGGTCGACGCGCTCCTGAAGGACAAGGAGCCCGAGGTCAACGACACCGAGACCTACGACAACGGGTCGAAGGTCGTGCCGGCCTACCTGCTGGAGCCGGTCGCCGTGGACAAGGCCAACTACCAGGAGACCGTGGTCGACTCCGGCTACGTCAAGGAGAGCGACCTCAAGTAG